The genomic window TCGCCGAGGAGCTGGCCGAGGTGAACGATGCCCTAGCCGGGGGAGATCCCAAGCGGATCGAGGAGGAGGTTGGCGACCTGCTCTTTACCGTCGTCAACCTGGCCCGCCATCTCCACGTCAACGCGGAGTGCGCGCTCGGCGGGGCCGCCGGCCGCTTCCGGGCCCGGGTAGAGTTCATTGAAGAGGCATTGCGCCACCGTCCTCCCGGGAATCCCCCCGGGCTTGCCGAACTGGAGCTCCTCTGGGAACGGAGCAAAGAGGCTACCGGAGGATAGCGAAGCGCCCCCAATCCCTCTTGACTTCTTCCCCCCGCCCTCTCCCTTTTCGTCCATAAGATGATCCATGCCGTCCACGACCCCGTGAGCATCCACCGGCGCGCGATTGCGCTCGGCCGCCTGCTGGGATGGAGACGGGCCATCCTTCTCCGCATCCGGAACGACCCCGTGGAGGTGCTCTGCTCCCCGAGAGCGCCTGCCCGGGTGGGGAAACCCCGAATCCTCCTCTCGGCGGGGATTCACGGGGACGAGCCGGCCGGCGTGGAAGCCCTGCTTTCCTTCTTCGAGCAAAAGCCCCACTGGATCAGCCAGTTCGCCTTCACCCTGATTCCGCTGCTCAATCCCTGGGGGCTCCGCCACAACTCCCGCCTCAACGAACAGGGCCTCGACCTCAATCGTTCCTTTCACCGGGACGACCTGCCGCTGATCCGGGAGCTCTGCGCGCTCTACGCCCGCCGCGGGCCCTTCGATCTGGCGCTCCTCCTCCACGAGGACTACGATGCCTGCGGCGTCTATCTTTATGAGACGGGCCCCAGCGGCGAAGTCCGCTTCGGAGAAGAGATCCTCTCCCGAGTGAGCCCGTGGTGTCCGATCGACCCCCGGGACCGGATCGAAGGGCGGAAGCATCGGAACGGGATCCTCAACCGGCCCCTGCGAAAAAAGTGGTTCGAGAAGATGGGCCTGCCCGAGGCGGCCCATCTCCATTTCACAGGATGCCGGCGGGTCTTCACGATCGAGACTCCCTCCGAATTCGACGTCGGGTTGCGCGTGAAAGCGCACCGGGAAGCGATCGATGCGGCTCTCGGCCTGCTCGCCGCGAGCCGACCACCCGCCAACGCTCGCGCACGCGCTCTCGCCTCCCCTCACCGCAAGGACGCTATTTCCTCGCGCGCTCCTCTTCTCGCCACCTCTCCTGCGCCGAATGGGGAAAGTCGATCGGATCAATCTCGTAGCGCCTGACAAGGCTCTCGAAAAGAGCGAGCAGACGCTCGTGGATCCGTTGGGTAAAGGCGCAGCGATCCTCGCCCGGCCCGGAAGCAAACGGCTCTCCGAAGGAGACAAAGACGCGCGGTGGGCGGTGCCACGATCGGAGCTGATAGAGCCGGTCGGAGCCCACGACGACCGCCGGCAGAACGGGCGCTCTCGCCATCTGGGCGAGTGCGGCGGCACTCGGGCTCAGCTGGGCGCCG from Methylacidimicrobium sp. B4 includes these protein-coding regions:
- a CDS encoding M14 family metallocarboxypeptidase; the encoded protein is MIHAVHDPVSIHRRAIALGRLLGWRRAILLRIRNDPVEVLCSPRAPARVGKPRILLSAGIHGDEPAGVEALLSFFEQKPHWISQFAFTLIPLLNPWGLRHNSRLNEQGLDLNRSFHRDDLPLIRELCALYARRGPFDLALLLHEDYDACGVYLYETGPSGEVRFGEEILSRVSPWCPIDPRDRIEGRKHRNGILNRPLRKKWFEKMGLPEAAHLHFTGCRRVFTIETPSEFDVGLRVKAHREAIDAALGLLAASRPPANARARALASPHRKDAISSRAPLLATSPAPNGESRSDQSRSA